The window GATTATCTTTTGTGGCGATTTAAGGAAAGAGTAGAGCTTTTTAAAGGTAAAATATTTAAAATGAGTCCAGCGCCTAGCGCGTCGCACCAAAGAACAGTACTCTCATTTACAAGGTTTTTAGATAATTATTTTCAAAATGAGGAGTGTGAACTTTTTGTAGCTCCTTTTGACGTTTTTCTCCTTCCCAAGGAGAAGTCTAGCGTAGTACAACCAGATTTATGTGTCATTTGTGATGCAACAAAACTCGACGAGCGTGGCTGCCATGGCGCACCAGATTTAGTTATAGAAGTTCTATCCAAAGGAAACTCAAAAAAAGAAATCCAAAACAAATATGATCTTTATGAAGAAGCTGGCGTTAGAGAGTACTGGATTGTAGATTATATGAGACGTACCGTTCTTATCCATGTCTTGAATGAAAAAGGAACTTTTGTTCCACAAAGGCTGCGTACAGAAGGTGATCATATCACATCAACTATTTTTCCGAAATTATCAAGCCCAGTTGACGAACTATTTATAGGAGTAACTGATAGTTTAAATGAGCCCGAAGCAGAATATACTACTCAAAACAGAGTCAACAGACTATAAAACAACACCTTACCATTTAAAGCGATAATACACTCTTGTTTTTAGCTTTTTTTTCTATTTTTGATCGCAACTTAACTTTAAAGAAGAACATGGGCGATAGAGATTACCAAGAACAAGAAGAGATATTTTCAAAAGTAGTACGTGCAGGAAGACGCACCTATTTCTTTGATGTAAGAGCTACAAAAGCAGACGATTATTACCTAACTATTACAGAAAGTAAAAAATTTACTAATGACGACGGTAGCTTTCACTTTAAGAAGCACAAGATCTATTTATACAAAGAGGACTTTCAGGAATTTGGCGATACCTTAAAAGAGATCACTGATTTCATAATTAAAGAAAAAGGTGGCGAGGTCATTTCAGACCGTCATCAGTCTAACTACAAAAGAGAAGATCAAGCAACTCCAGCTGATAGTGATGCGGCAGAGCCTAATCATCCAGCAAGTTTTACCAATATTAATTTTGAAGACATATAAACGTCCAACACAAAATTTTCTTAAAGTCTTTCTAACCGAAAGGCTTTTTTTATTTTTAGAATTCAAGATAACAATCCATGAAAAAATCAATACTTCTATTAATTATTCTCGCTTTCGCGAAAGCGGTAACAGCACAAACTATCACACCACCTACATTAGGCTACTATTTACCAGATAACGTTACTTACAATCCTGAAATTTCTACACCTCAAGAAGTACTAGGATACGTTCCAGGAGAATGGCACGTAACTCATGACAAGCTAATCGAATACATGCGCACGCTGGCAAGAGAATCTGATAGAATAAGTATTGAAAATCGAGGATCCACTTACGAAGGAAGACCTCTCGTTTTGCTGACTATTACATCAGTAAAAAACCAAGAAAATCTAGATCAAATTCAAGCTGATCATGTTGCTTTAACTGAAGGTAGTACTGCTTCTACTGCAAATATGCCTATAGTCGTTTATCAAGGCTTTTCAATTCATGGAAATGAGCCTAGCGGCTCTAATGCTGCCTTGCTTCTTGCCTATCATCTAGCTGCTGGACAAGGACCAGAAGTAGAGCAATTACTTGACAACACGATTATATTATTTGACCCAAGTTTCAATCCAGATGGATTGCAACGATTTGCTGGTTGGGTGAATCAACATAAGAGTAAAAATGTAAATCCAGACTCCTACGATCGTGAGTACGATGAAGCATGGCCAGGTGGAAGAACAAATCATTATTGGTTTGATATGAATCGTGACTGGCTACCGGTTCAATTACCAGAATCCCAAGCTCGTATTGAGACTTTTCATAATTGGATGCCTAATATATTAACTGACCATCATGAAATGGGAACTAATGCTACGTTCTTTTTCCAGCCTGGGATACCATCAAGAACGCATCCTTTAACTCCTAAAATGAATCAGCAATTAACGAGAGAGATAGGTAATTATCACGCTGCAGAACTCGATAAAATAGGGTCCCTTTATTATACAGAAGAAAGCTATGACGACTTTTATTACGGGAAAGGATCTACTTTTCCTGATATCAATGGTTCTATAGGAATCTTATTTGAACAAGCAAGCTCTCGTGGTCATGCACAAAATTCTGACAATGGTGTGTTGACTTTTCCATTTACCATACGCAATCAGTTTACAGCAGGAATCAGCACGCTCAAAGCAGCTGCAGGAATGCGACAAGAGATTCTTGATTACCAAAGACAATTTTATAAAGACGCTAAAAAAGAAGCTACAAGTGGCGCAATTATCTTCGGCGATCATACCGATGCTGGAAGAACAGACGCGCTGGCTGACATTCTCTTAAGACATAAAATTGAAGTGCGTTCCCTGAAAAACGATGTTACTAAAAACGGTAAGACTTATAAAAAAGACTATGCCTACATCGTTCCAAAAAATCAAAAAAACTCGCGATTAATAAACGCTATGTTTGAAAAGCGCACCACTTTTCAAGACAGCTTATTTTATGATATAAGCGCATGGACATTCCCACTAGCTTTTGACATGGATTATGATGAAGATGCTAGCTTGAGTGATGCATCAGATAAAATTTCTGAAAAAACTGGAATTGGTAAAATCACAGTTTCTGACTATGCGTATTTAATGCCATGGAACGAGTACAAAACACCAATGATTTTAAACATCCTTCTAGAAGAAGGTGTCAGAGCCAAAGTTGCCATGGAACGATTTACAATTGAAGGAAAGAGTTACGACTATGGAACTATTTTAATTCCAGTGCAAAATCAAAAATGGGATGCTGGAGAATTTGCCGATCGGCTCGGAGATATTTCTATACACGAAGGTATCGATTTTCACGGCGTTCAATCTGGCCTCACCACAGGAATTGATCTTGGTTCTAGACAGTTTAGAGCTTTGAAACAACCTAAAATCGCCTTACTTATAGGTGATGGAATCAATCCTTATGACGCTGGTGAGATCTGGCACTTACTCGATCAGCGTTATGATATAACGGTTACTAAAATTGACTTAAGTGATATTAATCGTAAAGATTTATCTCGTTATAATACTATTATAGTACCTAACACTTACGGCAGTCCAGAAAACGAAGTTGTAGACCAATTAAAAGAATGGACCAGATCTGGTGGTACGTTAATAGGATATAGAAGTGCATTGAGATGGATGAGCAGTTCAAAATTACTGCCACTACAATTCAAAAAAACAGAAAATCCTGCAAAGGATATTTCTTTTGAGCAGCGTTCTGATTTTTATGGAGCTCAAAATATAGGTGGAGCCATTTTTGAGACAAAACTAGATCGCTCCCATCCTATCGCTTTTGGTTTTAAAGATGACCAATTGCCTATGTTTAGAAACACAAGATTATTTATTGAGCCTCATAAAGACTCTTTTAGAAACCCTATTACTTATACAAATGCGCCTTTAATGAGTGGTTACATTTCAGATATTAATCTAGAAGCATTGAAAAATACAGTTCCTTTTCAACATAACAATTATGGACGTGGCGATGTGATCGGTTTTACAGATAACACGCAGTTTAGAGCCTTTTGGTATGGAACCAATAAGTTATTAATGAATGCCATTTTCTTTGCTGAGGAAATGTAAGAATTAGGTGATTAGGTGATTAGGTGATTAGGTGATTAGGTGATTAGGTGATTAGGTGAAAATTAAAAAAAGATAGAAGTAAATACAGTTTTGAGTTTAAAATATGGAAGTCTTTTTTAAAATATTGATCGTTGTAGCAAATCTGGCTTTCGTCTTCTATTTGCTCTATGTTATAAGAGGTTTGATTAAAAATGGTAAAAACGTATTTGAACATCGTAATAAAACGGCAAGCATCATCATTCTTATTCTCACTTTAGTCCATTTGGGCAAAAAAGAAAGTGAAGCGGCAAATTCATTTGAAATTGTTTATACAAAAGATAATTCAGCATTTTTTGACACTAATTTATACGAAATAGAAAATATTGTTTTTGATCATGTCAATTTATTCGTGAAATCTAAAGAAATTGACGAAAATAGTGATCTTGTCGAAGTTGTTTTATCACAATCTGGATTAGTAATGGGAACAGAATTCAAATTGATTAAATCTGAAATGCAATGTCTAGAGAACAATTGTTTTTTGAGAACAAATTACTTGAAAACATGGAATATTTATGGCATACAACTGTACTCACAATTAAAAACTAAAAAAACTCCTTTAAACTAATTTTAAAGGAATTTTAAAGGAATTTTAATTTATTAAGAATTCTGACTCTATAGGTTGTTAACCTACGCGATCACCATTTTTCGCATTGGCGCCTGGTTGAAGTAATATTACATCGCTATCATCACCTACAATGCCTAGCACTAGACATTCACTCATCAAATTTGCTATTTGCTTTTTAGGAAAGTTGACAACAGCTATTACTTGTTTGCCTACTAATTGCTTTTTTTCATAACGCTTTGTGATTTGAGCACTGGATTTTTTAACTCCTAAAGGTCCAAAATCAATTTGCAATTGATAAGAAGGATTTCTAGCTGCAGGAAAATCGCCAACTGTCAAAATTGTACCGACACGCATTTCTACCTTCTCAAAATCACTCCATGATAACTCCATTAATGCATTCTAAGTTTTTCTATCATTTCTCTAGAAATTGCAACATCTGCACCATACGCGTCAAGCAATAGTCCTTTACTACCATCTTTACATTCTAACGCATAAAGAATCATGTTATCTCCAGGATTTGTCATTCCTTCAAATCGGTAAAACTCCACAACGTCTATCTCTCCTGCTTTCCATTCTTTTTTTAAATCTTTAGAATGAACACCATCTTCTACAAGGTCAAAATCGATCGTGTAACCTTTCTTCTGAAGGTCTTGAGTTGCTTCTGTTACTGTCTCGTATGCTGTTTTCATAATTTTTATTTTAAACTTATAAAACTTAAACCAATTTAAAGAAGGTTTAAAAAAAGTTTAGCAACTCTATCTTGATAAATGTTTACTGCTGCAATTAAAACAACTCAAGGTACTAAGTAAAAAGATGGTGTTGATCTCGCTTTCGCGAAAGCGGAATTATCCACAAAAACCGTAACTAAAACCCTATTTTTACTACCTATAAATAAAAATATATTATGTCATTGACTCCATCAACTATGCTACCGTTAGGTACAAAAGCTCCAGACTTTACTTTGTTAGATACGGTAAGCGGTAATATGATGCAGCTGGAGGAACTTAAAGGTCCTAAAGGAACTGTGGTGATGTTTATTTGTAATCACTGTCCATTTGTGCTTCATGTAAATGAAGAACTTGTGCGAGTTGCTAATGATTATCGAGTTACTGGTTTTCATTTTATTGCCATTTCTAGTAATGACGTCGTAAAATATCCACAAGATAGTCCCGAGAAAATGAAACAGCATGCAGACGAGCAAGACTATCCTTTTCCATACTTATATGACAAAACTCAAGAAGTAGCAAAGGCA is drawn from Nonlabens dokdonensis DSW-6 and contains these coding sequences:
- a CDS encoding Uma2 family endonuclease, coding for MPKYVDDINDLDLSKTYSYADYLLWRFKERVELFKGKIFKMSPAPSASHQRTVLSFTRFLDNYFQNEECELFVAPFDVFLLPKEKSSVVQPDLCVICDATKLDERGCHGAPDLVIEVLSKGNSKKEIQNKYDLYEEAGVREYWIVDYMRRTVLIHVLNEKGTFVPQRLRTEGDHITSTIFPKLSSPVDELFIGVTDSLNEPEAEYTTQNRVNRL
- a CDS encoding PUR family DNA/RNA-binding protein — its product is MGDRDYQEQEEIFSKVVRAGRRTYFFDVRATKADDYYLTITESKKFTNDDGSFHFKKHKIYLYKEDFQEFGDTLKEITDFIIKEKGGEVISDRHQSNYKREDQATPADSDAAEPNHPASFTNINFEDI
- a CDS encoding M14 family metallopeptidase yields the protein MKKSILLLIILAFAKAVTAQTITPPTLGYYLPDNVTYNPEISTPQEVLGYVPGEWHVTHDKLIEYMRTLARESDRISIENRGSTYEGRPLVLLTITSVKNQENLDQIQADHVALTEGSTASTANMPIVVYQGFSIHGNEPSGSNAALLLAYHLAAGQGPEVEQLLDNTIILFDPSFNPDGLQRFAGWVNQHKSKNVNPDSYDREYDEAWPGGRTNHYWFDMNRDWLPVQLPESQARIETFHNWMPNILTDHHEMGTNATFFFQPGIPSRTHPLTPKMNQQLTREIGNYHAAELDKIGSLYYTEESYDDFYYGKGSTFPDINGSIGILFEQASSRGHAQNSDNGVLTFPFTIRNQFTAGISTLKAAAGMRQEILDYQRQFYKDAKKEATSGAIIFGDHTDAGRTDALADILLRHKIEVRSLKNDVTKNGKTYKKDYAYIVPKNQKNSRLINAMFEKRTTFQDSLFYDISAWTFPLAFDMDYDEDASLSDASDKISEKTGIGKITVSDYAYLMPWNEYKTPMILNILLEEGVRAKVAMERFTIEGKSYDYGTILIPVQNQKWDAGEFADRLGDISIHEGIDFHGVQSGLTTGIDLGSRQFRALKQPKIALLIGDGINPYDAGEIWHLLDQRYDITVTKIDLSDINRKDLSRYNTIIVPNTYGSPENEVVDQLKEWTRSGGTLIGYRSALRWMSSSKLLPLQFKKTENPAKDISFEQRSDFYGAQNIGGAIFETKLDRSHPIAFGFKDDQLPMFRNTRLFIEPHKDSFRNPITYTNAPLMSGYISDINLEALKNTVPFQHNNYGRGDVIGFTDNTQFRAFWYGTNKLLMNAIFFAEEM
- a CDS encoding tRNA-binding protein — encoded protein: MELSWSDFEKVEMRVGTILTVGDFPAARNPSYQLQIDFGPLGVKKSSAQITKRYEKKQLVGKQVIAVVNFPKKQIANLMSECLVLGIVGDDSDVILLQPGANAKNGDRVG
- a CDS encoding thioredoxin family protein, which encodes MSLTPSTMLPLGTKAPDFTLLDTVSGNMMQLEELKGPKGTVVMFICNHCPFVLHVNEELVRVANDYRVTGFHFIAISSNDVVKYPQDSPEKMKQHADEQDYPFPYLYDKTQEVAKAYDAACTPDLYLFDTSLKLVYRGQLDDSRPGNGIPLTGRSLREAMDAILGNKQVPAIQKPSIGCNIKWK